The following proteins are encoded in a genomic region of Photobacterium toruni:
- a CDS encoding RAMP superfamily CRISPR-associated protein: protein MSTINVAKLVIETLSPMAIATGSRETNFDTALVRDINGLPMIPASAVAGVWSHLTQRHLGGEVCRDWFGADKSAKQGDFIPSKLTITDARLHDSNNQPVVNYMTPELIAADLMLKTCVLDRPHHRDRVAINDRSVAKENAKFDQIVLPKGLRFSVIVRWQGELDSANAILRLWSLRQMAFGASTRNGLGQVALVASEIKSFDLKQGESKGKALQAYVFDRRVPTEQAEFMTTNNTSLLLAQLPLKALDNWRSGSGSEVLNLENKDKNVGIITYSEPSWHWEHHRASNDNGTMTPVFCGSSIKGILAHRMAYHYRKHCKMWAENIDKDFQKNLKDGLNPEEIGKELHKKWQTRPEELKYLLGHADDTDHAKSIAGLLMVDDCPLRDYQTTLRYHNAIDRFTGGVRKGALYSEELLYQPKFTVKIWLTSLPTAPSTDEEKTAWQYVIQAFKDTVRDIELGLLPMGAGSGRGSSLVEKSTHDEWICNDALLLEIQGDNA from the coding sequence ATGAGCACGATTAATGTTGCTAAATTGGTGATTGAAACCCTCAGCCCAATGGCGATAGCAACGGGCTCTCGTGAAACCAACTTCGATACTGCCCTTGTGCGTGATATCAATGGGTTGCCGATGATCCCCGCATCAGCCGTTGCTGGCGTATGGAGTCACTTAACCCAGCGCCATTTGGGTGGTGAGGTGTGTCGTGACTGGTTTGGTGCCGATAAGAGCGCTAAACAAGGTGATTTTATACCATCGAAGTTGACCATTACCGATGCGCGTTTGCATGACAGCAACAATCAGCCTGTTGTTAATTACATGACACCAGAGCTGATTGCCGCAGATCTTATGTTAAAAACGTGTGTATTAGATAGACCACATCACCGTGATCGGGTTGCGATTAATGATCGCTCAGTTGCGAAAGAAAACGCTAAGTTCGATCAAATTGTACTGCCCAAAGGTCTACGTTTTAGTGTGATCGTACGTTGGCAAGGTGAGTTAGATTCCGCAAATGCGATATTGAGATTGTGGTCGTTGCGTCAAATGGCATTTGGCGCCTCAACGCGCAACGGTTTAGGGCAAGTTGCACTGGTTGCTTCAGAGATAAAATCGTTTGATTTAAAGCAAGGTGAATCGAAAGGTAAAGCGCTACAAGCCTATGTATTTGATCGTCGTGTTCCGACAGAGCAAGCCGAGTTTATGACCACCAATAACACCTCGTTGTTGTTGGCACAATTGCCACTAAAAGCGTTGGATAACTGGCGCAGTGGCTCAGGTAGTGAAGTGCTAAATCTAGAAAATAAAGACAAGAACGTTGGCATCATCACCTATTCTGAGCCAAGTTGGCATTGGGAGCATCACCGTGCAAGTAATGATAACGGTACGATGACGCCTGTTTTTTGTGGCAGTAGCATCAAAGGTATTTTGGCGCACCGCATGGCATACCACTACCGCAAGCATTGTAAGATGTGGGCAGAAAATATAGATAAAGATTTTCAAAAAAATCTTAAAGATGGGTTAAATCCTGAAGAAATAGGAAAGGAACTCCATAAAAAATGGCAAACCCGCCCTGAAGAACTGAAATACTTATTAGGTCATGCTGATGATACCGATCATGCCAAAAGCATTGCGGGATTATTGATGGTTGATGATTGTCCATTACGTGATTATCAAACCACCTTGCGTTATCACAATGCCATTGACCGTTTTACGGGCGGGGTGCGCAAAGGGGCACTTTATAGTGAAGAGCTTCTGTATCAGCCTAAATTTACCGTCAAGATTTGGCTGACAAGCTTGCCAACTGCGCCATCGACTGATGAAGAAAAAACGGCATGGCAATATGTTATTCAAGCCTTTAAAGACACAGTACGTGACATTGAATTAGGCTTATTGCCTATGGGCGCGGGCAGTGGTCGTGGTAGTAGTTTAGTTGAGAAAAGTACCCATGATGAGTGGATCTGCAATGATGCATTGCTTTTAGAAATTCAAGGAGATAACGCATGA